TTGCCAGACAAGAGTAACTCGTAGGCTCATTATGCAAAAGGCACGCTGTCACAGGACCTGCCTGCTCCAACCGCTTGTAAGCACACGGTTTCAGGTTCTTTTCACTCCCCTGTTCGGGGTTCTTTTCACCTTTCCCTCACGGTACTGGTTCACTATCGGTCTCTCAGGAGTATTTAGCCTTACCAGATGGTGCTGGTGGATTCCCACAGGATTTCTCCGGTCCCGCGGTACTCAGGATACCACTATGTCAACATTCTTTACCTGTACGGGGCTCTCACCCTTATTGCGCAGTTTCCCACCTGCTTCCAGTTCATAGCGCTGTACAATGTCGTGGTCCTACAACCCCGACCATGCCGTAACATGATCGGTTTGGGCTCTTTCCCGTTCGCTCGCCACTACTTGGGAAATCATTGTTATTTTCTTCTCCTACGCCTACTTAGATGTTTCAGTTCAGCGCGTTCGCGTTTTATACGACTATTCTTCAAATAGCCAGGTTGCCCCATTCGGAAATCTACGGATCACTTCGCATTTGCCAATCCCCGTAGCTTATCGCAGCTTATCACGTCCTTCTTCGCCTCTGAGAGCCTAGGCATCCCCCGTGTGCCCTTATTTACTTTCTTCACCGGCATAGCCTTTTGCTACTATGCGGCTGCTTTTGATATATATACTCATATGCTACGCAGAGATTCGTTCGGCATTCACCGAGGGTCTCCTCTCTACATCAGACACATACACGTATTGTCTCTATACTGTTGTCTTCTCTTGTAATTTTTTTTCTCTTTCAATATGTCAAAGAACTCTTTTTCCGGTTTGTTTCTTCGGAGCATCTGTCGATGTCCCTCCGGAGATGTGGAGAATAACGGATTCGAACCGTTGACCCCCTGCGTGCAAGGCAGGTGCTCTAGCCAGCTGAGCTAATTCCCCTTACTTTTTCGTAGTCCCGAGCAGATTTGAACTGCTGACCCCTACATTATCAGTGTAGTGCTCTAACCAACTGAGCTACGGGACTAGCTTATCTTGTTCATCTCTTTCTCTCGGTCCTGCTCCTTTCGGGGCGGGCACTTTCTTCTGATGTTTTTTCTTCTTGCAATCATATGTAACGTGACGAGCACCGATCTGCGATACTCTAGAAAGGAGGTATTCCAGCCGCACCTTCCGGTACGGCTACCTTGTTACGACTTAGCCCCAATTATCGGTTTTACCCTAACACGCTCCTTGCGGTAACATGCTTTAGGTACCCCCAACTTTCATGGCTTGACGGGCGGTGTGTACAAGGCCCGGGAACGTATTCACCGCGTCATTGCTGATACGCGATTACTAGCGAATCCAACTTCATGGGGTCGAGTTGCAGACCCCAATCCGAACTGTGAATGGCTTTTAGAGATTAGCATCATATTGCTATGTAGCTGCCCGCTGTACCATCCATTGTAGCACGTGTGTAGCCCGGACGTAAGGGCCATGATGACTTGACGTCGTCCCCACCTTCCTCGCTGTTTGCACAGGCAGTCTGTTTAGAGTCCCCACCATTACATGCTGGCAACTAAACATAGGGGTTGCGCTCGTTGCGGGACTTAACCCAACACCTCACGGCACGAGCTGACGACAGCCATGCAGCACCTAGTTTCGTGTCCCGAAGGACGGGTGCGTCTCTGCACCCTTCACTAACTTTCAAGCCCGGGTAAGGTTCCTCGCGTATCATCGAATTAAACCACATGCTCCTCCGCTTGTGCGGGCCCCCGTCAATTCCTTTGAGTTTCACCCTTGCGGGCGTACTCCCCAGGTGGATAACTTAACGCTTTCGCTGGGACGCTGGCTGTCTATCGCCAACATCGAGTTATCATCGTTTAGGGCGTGGACTACCAGGGTATCTAATCCTGTTCGATCCCCACGCTTTCGTGCATCAGCGTCAATACCAGCTTAGTGAGCTGCCTTCGCAATCGGAGTTCTAAGACATATCTATGCATTTCACCGCTACTTGTCTTATTCCGCCCACTTCAAATGGATTCAAGCCCATCAGTATCAAGGGCACTGCGATGGTTGAGCCACCGTATTTCACCCCTGACTTAACAGGCCGCCTACGCACCCTTTAAACCCAATAAATCCGGATAACGCTCGGATCCTCCGTATTACCGCGGCTGCTGGCACGGAGTTAGCCGATCCTTATTCTTCCAGTACATTCAGCTAAATACACGTATTTAGGTTTATTCCTGGACAAAAGCAGTTTACAACCCATAGGGCAGTCATCCTGCACGCGGCATGGCTGGTTCAGGCTTCCGCCCATTGACCAATATTCCTTACTGCTGCCTCCCGTAGGAGTCTGGTCCGTGTCTCAGTACCAGTGTGGGGGATTCTCCTCTCAGAGCCCCTAGACATCGTCGCCTTGGTAAGCCGTTACCCTACCAACTAGCTAATGTCACGCGAGCCCATCTCTATCCTATAAATATTTAATCAACCGAACATGCGAACTGTTGATGTTATGCGGTGTTAATCTCTCTTTCGAGAGGCTATCCCCCTGATAGAGGTAGGTTGCTCACGCGTTACGCACCCGTGCGCCACTCTCACCATCTTCGAGCAAGCTCTCCGATGGATCCCGTCCGACTTGCATGTATTAGGCCTGCCGCTAGCGTTCATCCTGAGCCAAGATCAAACTCTCCATTGTAAAATGAAGTTTTTGATTCCAACTATTTATAATAATCAGAATTCTTTTTTTATATCTCTGATCTTGGATCGAATTGAACAATTACTTGAATTTGTTCATGACTTTCGACTTTCGTCTGTCTACTCGTCACGCTTACATGATTGTGTTTTCTTAAAGAACTTTTGCCGCTTCAACTTCCGTATCCGCTATATTCCGACAGGCATTGCGCCCCTCTTTATCTTTTTCGTTTTTCCCTTCGTTTCCGTTGGGACTGCAAAGGTAGAAATCTTTTCTGAACTTCCAAAAACTTTCTGAAGTTTTTTTCTTTTCTCTTTTTCAGATTTCCGCGTTTAAAATAAACCCAGCGGGATTTTAAATCCTGCCAAACTCCCTTAAACCCTTCTTTTTTTCATGGTTTCTTCCTGCGAAGCAACCGTCCCTCCCTTGCGGAGTGGTGCAAAGATAGGGAGATTGTTAACAAACTTCCAAGCCTTTTGTTCTTATTTATTTCATTTTCCCCTTAACTGCCTGTAACGGTGCGAGATTCTTTTTGTAAAAAAGGTGGTCGGAAGGCTGGGATGGCTGATCCTAGTCCGGAATGGGCCTTCTGAGAACCCACGTTAATCATAAATATTATGCAGGCAGGCTTCGCACCGGATCTATTATCAATTCCGTTCAACTTTTGTTAATAATTAATAGGGGTATTACAGGGGGATAACAGGGGGTTAACAGGGGTTTATCAGGGGTTCTACCCCTATTAACCCCCTGTTAAAACGGTACTATAATGGTGTTAATTACAAATCAGTATACAATTTGAACCTAAGCGACGTAACAACAGACTTCCCCTTTTGTCAAAACTGTCGCTGAAACAAGCAAAACATCAATATGAAAAGCCAAATAGTCTTTGACAAACAATATGTAATTGAAACCGTATATTCGTAAATAGCAAATTAAAATCTTCCTTATTTTGAACGGACTTTTCAAAATTTATAAAGTTGATGCCGACGAGGCATTGCGCATACAGCAATCCAAAAACGAAATACATCAACATGATTTCGAGGAATTGATTATTGGTGTAACAGGAAAGCTCGAGCATTTTATCGATTTTAAAACAACAACCTACACCGCTCCTTTTATAAGTTTTGTCACTCAGGGCAAAACCCACCGCGTTAAACCTCTTTTGCATAACGGTAGTATTGAATTTTGGGTCATTCGATTTAAAAGTGAATTTATCCCCGAAACGACATTCCAGCTCTACGCCCACTTTCATGAAAATGCAACCTTAACCTTTGCCAGCCCCAATTGCTTCGGCAGATTGACGATCTTATGTGAACTAATGCAGCAGGAATGCTTACAAACGAGCGTAGATTATGCCGTCATCAAACAGCTATTGAGCACTATCTTTACCATGATTGAATCTGAACGGAAAAGGCAATTTCCAGACAGCCAACAGCAATTAAAAAACCAGAGTACAACGTTCACAAGCTTTCTATCTATATTGGAAGAGAACTACCGCCGTCCCGAAGGCGTTAATTTTTACGCAGAGAAGCTTTTTATGTCCGCAAGAAACCTAAATTTAATTTGTCAGAGCATATTACAACAAAGCGTTTCTGAGATCATCGAAACACGGAAACTTATTGAAGCAAAAAACCTCTTGTTGACAACGACTAAAACGATCTCGGAAATCGGCTTTGAACTCGGCTACCAAGACAAAGCTTACTTTACCAATGTCTTCAAAAAGAAAGCCGGCATGACGCCTTCGGAATTTAGAAATGAAATTCAAAAACTTATTTCCGAATAGCGTACGACAGATTTCCGAATAGTACAACAGATTGACAAGATAGTTATACCGCCTAGCCAGCCCCATCCCCTACCTTTGTAGTAAAAATTGACGCAGTCACATCATATCAAATGCGTAGAAAGGATTTTATTAAAATTATGGCAACATTACCATTAGCTGGAGTAGCACATAAAGCAAACTCACTCTATAAATTTTCCGAGGAACTAGAGGCAACGGATAAATTTCCGGTCTTATTTTTAGGACATGGAAGTCCCATGAACGCCATAGAGGACAACGAATTTGTGCAGGGCTTCAAAAAAATAGGTCAAACTTTCGAGAAACCGAAGGCGATTCTTGTTGTTTCCGCACACTGGGAAACACGTGGAACATTTGTCACAGCGATGGAGCACCCCGCCACAATTCATGATTTTGGCGGCTTTCCTCAGGCACTCTTTGATGTCCAATATCCAGCTCCAGGAAGCCCAGCACTCGCTTTGGAAACGCAACGTGTCGTCAGCAAAGCGGATGTTCACCTCGACGACAAATGGGGGTTGGACCATGGTTCCTGGTCAGTCGTCAAACATCTATATCCTGATGCAGACGTTCCAATTATTCAAATGAGCATCGATTACACACAGCCTGCAGCATACCATTACGAGATTGCACAGCAATTAAACGCGCTAAGAAAAAAAGGGGTGCTCATTATAGGGAGTGGCAATATGGTGCACAATTTACGGATGGTCGCCTGGGACAAACTCGATACGGCAGGCTATGCGTATGAGTGGGCCACGATAGCCAACGAAAAAATGAAGCAATTCATCCAGAACGGCAATCATCAGGCGCTCATCGATTTCAGAAAACAGGGCAAAGAGTTTGACTTGGCAATTCCGACGCCTGAACATTACCTCCCTTTAATCTATACCTTGGGTTTACAGGAGAAAAATGACGAGCTGTTTCTCTTCAACGACAATTCAGTGGCTGGATCGCTGACCATGACTTCTTTGAAAATCGGGTAAGCCTCCAGCACACCTATCGGGTGTATCCAAAACGAGCCGCCCATTCCATTGACCGAGTAAAAGACCATTGGAATAGGCGGCCTTTATATGAAATGGACGGGTTTTACACTATACTCCAACGAGTTGGAAATGATCTCGAAATTTCCATGACAAAAAGCGCTTTGATTGCAGCGCTAGGATCGATAAATTTGTTTAAAACAAAACAACGCACTTTAACTTAACTCATGGCAACAAAACCTGTTATTGAAATTGAATATTGTCCAAAATGCAATTGGATGCTGCGTGCCGCCTATATGGCGCAGGAGGTGCTGAGTTCGTTCACGGATGAAATCCATGGCGTTATGCTGGTCCCCAGCGAAATTGCAGGCCGTTATACCGTACGGGTAGCGGATCAGGAGATTTTCGATCGAAAAAGAGCGGGTCGATTCCCCGAAAT
The Sphingobacterium multivorum genome window above contains:
- a CDS encoding helix-turn-helix transcriptional regulator; translation: MNGLFKIYKVDADEALRIQQSKNEIHQHDFEELIIGVTGKLEHFIDFKTTTYTAPFISFVTQGKTHRVKPLLHNGSIEFWVIRFKSEFIPETTFQLYAHFHENATLTFASPNCFGRLTILCELMQQECLQTSVDYAVIKQLLSTIFTMIESERKRQFPDSQQQLKNQSTTFTSFLSILEENYRRPEGVNFYAEKLFMSARNLNLICQSILQQSVSEIIETRKLIEAKNLLLTTTKTISEIGFELGYQDKAYFTNVFKKKAGMTPSEFRNEIQKLISE
- the ygiD gene encoding 4,5-DOPA dioxygenase extradiol, whose translation is MATLPLAGVAHKANSLYKFSEELEATDKFPVLFLGHGSPMNAIEDNEFVQGFKKIGQTFEKPKAILVVSAHWETRGTFVTAMEHPATIHDFGGFPQALFDVQYPAPGSPALALETQRVVSKADVHLDDKWGLDHGSWSVVKHLYPDADVPIIQMSIDYTQPAAYHYEIAQQLNALRKKGVLIIGSGNMVHNLRMVAWDKLDTAGYAYEWATIANEKMKQFIQNGNHQALIDFRKQGKEFDLAIPTPEHYLPLIYTLGLQEKNDELFLFNDNSVAGSLTMTSLKIG
- a CDS encoding SelT/SelW/SelH family protein, which gives rise to MATKPVIEIEYCPKCNWMLRAAYMAQEVLSSFTDEIHGVMLVPSEIAGRYTVRVADQEIFDRKRAGRFPEIKELKQLIRDLVAPDKSLGHSDKSPSSNI